The Candidatus Finniella inopinata genomic interval GTTGATCATCTACATGACCTTTTCTTCAGATGCTTTAACCCATTCGTTACCTCGTGAGCTACTCCAAAGTACTTCCGGCCGGAGCAACAGTTTACCGGGTGGAATTCGCACCCACTGAACCTACGCCCCTTAGCAGGGCGCACATAACATTAATCTTGAGCACAGGTTAAGGCAAATGAAGAACGCAGCTGCTCAGATTAGGACAGCCGTGAGTTTGCACCCCATGTGGGCCAGAGATGCTTGCGTAATCAGATACCAGAAAAGTATAGAAGTGAAATTGAAAATAAAAATAAAGACTTTCCTAAATTTATCTTGCCTGATGATGGCGATGATGACTAGTGATATGGGCAATGCCTCTTCAAGTGGGGATGACCCTACGATTGACTGGAAGGCTAGGCTAACAGCTTGGTCAACGAATAATCTGCCAAGCGCCACATTTCCAACCTTAGAAGCAACGGAGGTTAATATAGCTGCTGACATTTTGTCAAAAGATTTGGCTGCATTATTTAAATTGGGTAATAGTTTTATTGCGTCTTTAACACAATCCACTGCACAGTGTCTCTTTGAAGTTGCTTGCATGAAGGACACTGAAACTGGTCTTTCCTTTAAAGTGCGTGAAAGTCTTGTAAAAATAGCAGAAAAGAAAACCGATCATTTGAATTTTAACGAATGGGCCGATATATTGGGAAAAAAAGGGATGACAGATCAGGAGTTACTTTACACGGCTAAAGCAGCAAATAAAGGAGATGAAGATTGCCTTCTGTACCTTCGACAAATCCTGAAGGGTGAAGAAACCTCGAATGCTACAAAACTCAAAGTTCGGCAGCTATTCAACGACTATAGTCTTTTGTCAGAAGATGATGAATAGGGAAAAATGCTCACTATTCTATTATTGTTATCACCAGAAAAGGAAAGCCTAACTTATTAAAAGACATTATACATATTGAATTTTGTCTTTTTTTAGAAAGCCCTATTTCTGACCTTTAATGACTTCTCAAGATCCATCAGAATTATTAGCCTGCTTTCTAATTTTATTCAATCTGCATCATAGAGTGTGATTAAAAGTGGGAGCTGGCCTATTTTATGCCGCTTTTCGTGATACCCAATAGCCGTCCCAATTTCGATTTGCCCTATTGACCCTAAGTTCCAGCATGTCTGCTGCGTTTGTTTCCTTCCACCAAGCACCCGCAAGTTTTAGACGTTTTTGGATTACGTATCGGTGGGCACTTTCAATCTCTCCCGACCCAATCGGTAATCCTTTTTTTATGGCACCAGCATAATCAAGTTGGTTCGTACGGTTGGAAAGGTAACGATGACAATCTCTGACAGGGGTTTCTGTATTTTCTTCCGGTTCAAAATGTCGCCTTAATTCCTCCAGAACATCGGCAGGTTTCGCCGTTTTTAACCGTTCTTTTTGCTGATCCAGCCAGGTGTGTTTGTTAGAACTGCACCCAGGCGCCGCTCTACTCAGATACTCACACACGTGATAAAAGTCGACTAAATAGGTTGCTTGTGAACCAAACTCTTCATCCACCTGATTTGCAATCCAGCTGGCACCATCGCCTAAACAATGGACAGTCGTCTTGTCATCCATCCCCGATTTCTTTGCACATCTATAAAGCTGTCGACCAACAACGTC includes:
- a CDS encoding UPF0236 family transposase-like protein, with amino-acid sequence MTYEKKPDGVEKHDTRKHKKLSWREARLSLAHPVGSVTPIFATTLGKPDVVGRQLYRCAKKSGMDDKTTVHCLGDGASWIANQVDEEFGSQATYLVDFYHVCEYLSRAAPGCSSNKHTWLDQQKERLKTAKPADVLEELRRHFEPEENTETPVRDCHRYLSNRTNQLDYAGAIKKGLPIGSGEIESAHRYVIQKRLKLAGAWWKETNAADMLELRVNRANRNWDGYWVSRKAA